In the Streptobacillus moniliformis DSM 12112 genome, one interval contains:
- the fmt gene encoding methionyl-tRNA formyltransferase, which yields MKTIFMGTPDFAIETLKYLHENTELLAVFTKVDKINARGNKVVFSPVKQYALDNNIEIVQPKSLRTEEIYEILKKYNADLIVVVAYGMIIPKNIIDLPKYGIINVHSSLLPKYRGAAPIHAAILNGDDKTGVSIMYINEKLDEGDIICTLETEILKEDNLGSLHDRLKMLGALGVKQAIEMMKNNTVKATKQDHSLATFVKPIKKEETKIDFNLDSLTIFNKIRGLNPFPEAFTTLNGKILKLYSSDVLDYSGDEKPGTVIDLTKEGIVVKTGDGAIVIKELKLEGKKKQSSLDFINGRKINKLDILK from the coding sequence ATGAAAACAATATTTATGGGAACACCAGACTTTGCAATAGAAACTTTAAAATATTTACATGAAAATACTGAATTATTAGCTGTATTTACAAAAGTTGATAAAATTAATGCTCGTGGAAACAAGGTAGTTTTTTCTCCAGTTAAACAATATGCACTTGATAATAATATAGAAATAGTGCAACCTAAGAGTTTAAGAACTGAAGAAATATATGAGATATTAAAAAAATATAATGCTGATTTGATAGTTGTAGTAGCCTATGGAATGATAATACCTAAAAATATTATAGATCTTCCAAAATATGGTATAATAAATGTACACTCATCACTACTACCTAAGTATAGAGGTGCAGCTCCTATACATGCAGCAATATTAAATGGTGATGATAAAACAGGTGTATCTATAATGTATATAAATGAAAAACTTGATGAAGGGGATATAATTTGTACACTTGAAACTGAAATATTAAAAGAAGATAATTTAGGTAGCCTACACGATAGATTAAAAATGTTAGGAGCATTAGGTGTAAAGCAAGCTATAGAAATGATGAAAAATAATACGGTTAAAGCTACTAAACAAGATCATAGTTTAGCAACTTTTGTAAAACCCATTAAAAAAGAAGAAACTAAAATAGATTTTAATTTAGATAGCTTAACTATATTTAATAAAATTAGAGGATTAAATCCTTTTCCTGAAGCCTTTACCACTTTAAATGGTAAAATCTTAAAATTATATAGTTCAGATGTTTTAGATTATAGTGGCGATGAAAAACCAGGTACTGTAATAGATCTAACAAAAGAAGGAATAGTAGTTAAAACAGGAGATGGTGCTATAGTAATTAAAGAATTAAAATTAGAAGGTAAAAAGAAACAAAGCTCTTTAGATTTTATTAATGGAAGAAAAATAAATAAATTAGATATATTAAAATGA
- a CDS encoding bifunctional 5,10-methylenetetrahydrofolate dehydrogenase/5,10-methenyltetrahydrofolate cyclohydrolase, with the protein MIKSMLDGRYVSNILYEKLKIEYQILIDKIGKRAGLAFIKVGNDRASTIYLKNKAKKCDELGIYQKTIIFEENITETELISEINKLNDDKNIDGILLQLPLPSHINYISVMSTINPKKDVDGFHPENVGNLLFKDKGIYSCTPQGIMELLNYYNISIESKDIVIIGRSNIVGKPLALMLINEGATVQVCNSKTKDLFNKTKQADILISATGVSHLIKSEYIKDGAVVIDVGISEFEGKIIGDVDFEDVIQNSNVRYITPVPGGVGPMTIYSLIKNTIRAFELNNM; encoded by the coding sequence TTGATTAAAAGTATGTTAGATGGTCGTTATGTATCAAATATACTATATGAAAAATTAAAAATAGAATATCAAATTTTAATAGATAAAATAGGAAAAAGAGCAGGACTTGCATTTATTAAAGTAGGTAATGATAGAGCCTCAACTATATACTTGAAAAATAAGGCGAAAAAATGTGATGAATTAGGAATATATCAAAAAACTATAATATTTGAAGAAAATATAACTGAAACAGAATTAATATCTGAAATAAATAAATTAAATGATGATAAAAATATTGATGGAATATTATTACAACTTCCATTACCTTCACATATTAACTATATTTCAGTTATGTCAACAATAAATCCTAAAAAAGATGTAGATGGATTTCATCCTGAAAATGTTGGCAATCTATTATTTAAAGATAAAGGAATATATTCTTGTACTCCACAAGGTATAATGGAATTACTTAATTACTATAACATTAGCATAGAATCTAAAGATATAGTGATTATAGGAAGATCTAATATAGTTGGAAAACCACTCGCACTTATGCTTATTAATGAAGGTGCTACAGTACAGGTATGTAATAGTAAAACTAAAGATTTATTTAATAAAACAAAACAGGCAGATATATTAATTAGTGCAACAGGTGTATCACATTTAATTAAAAGTGAATATATCAAAGATGGAGCTGTAGTTATAGATGTAGGTATATCAGAATTTGAAGGTAAAATTATAGGTGATGTTGATTTTGAAGATGTTATTCAAAATTCTAATGTTAGATATATTACTCCTGTACCAGGTGGTGTAGGACCTATGACTATCTATTCTTTAATTAAAAATACTATTAGAGCATTTGAACTTAATAATATGTAA
- a CDS encoding hemolysin family protein gives MIIALLITLIFFSILTAFDISFINVNYIEKIYLKEIEENNKKKVAKFLERLIRYKITSNILNLILIAMYFKIVNFNIGIFFGFSLEFFAISVLILILFQTFIKAISKIDVYKTLIYTIDFIDVLMIVLFPLVFVVEYIYKWINNIVSNGEHKEEIDLTEEDIRNIINCANNTEVEKEEKEMIHSIFNFTDTTVKEIMTPRTSIIAYDVEEILDNVWDDIIEHEFSRIPLYNESIDNICGIMYTKDLLKCKNRNIKLKNLMKEMVYVPETVTLTYMLEFFRQKQQHMAIIIDEYGGTLGLITIEDLLEEIVGEIRDEYDIEEENFKSISKNVYELLGETLVEEINEKYNLDIEISEEYDTISGYIQYKLERVAIEDDKVINNDYIIQVLKVDNKKIEKVKLIIKR, from the coding sequence ATGATAATAGCTCTTTTAATAACTTTAATATTCTTTTCTATATTAACTGCATTTGATATAAGTTTCATTAATGTTAATTATATAGAAAAAATTTATTTAAAAGAAATTGAAGAGAATAATAAAAAAAAGGTAGCAAAATTTTTAGAAAGATTAATAAGATATAAGATAACATCTAATATTTTGAATTTAATATTAATAGCTATGTATTTTAAAATTGTAAATTTTAATATAGGAATATTTTTTGGTTTTAGTTTAGAATTTTTTGCTATATCTGTATTAATCTTAATATTATTTCAGACTTTTATAAAAGCTATATCTAAAATAGATGTATATAAAACGCTGATATATACTATAGATTTTATTGATGTATTAATGATAGTTCTATTTCCATTGGTATTTGTTGTAGAATACATATATAAGTGGATTAATAATATAGTTAGTAATGGTGAACATAAGGAAGAAATAGATCTTACTGAAGAAGATATTAGAAATATTATTAATTGTGCTAACAATACTGAAGTGGAAAAAGAAGAAAAAGAAATGATACATAGTATATTTAATTTTACTGATACTACAGTTAAAGAAATTATGACACCAAGAACCTCTATAATTGCATATGATGTTGAAGAGATTTTAGATAATGTATGGGATGATATAATAGAACATGAATTTTCACGTATACCACTATATAACGAAAGTATAGATAATATTTGTGGTATTATGTATACTAAAGATTTACTAAAATGTAAAAATAGAAATATTAAATTGAAAAATTTAATGAAAGAAATGGTCTATGTTCCAGAAACAGTAACACTTACATACATGTTAGAATTTTTCAGACAAAAACAACAACATATGGCTATAATTATAGATGAATATGGTGGGACATTAGGGCTAATAACTATAGAAGATTTGCTTGAAGAAATAGTAGGTGAAATAAGAGATGAGTATGATATAGAAGAAGAAAATTTTAAATCTATATCAAAAAATGTATACGAGTTATTAGGAGAAACTTTAGTTGAAGAGATTAATGAGAAATATAATTTAGATATAGAAATATCTGAGGAATATGATACTATTTCAGGGTATATACAATATAAGCTTGAAAGAGTAGCAATAGAAGATGATAAGGTCATAAATAATGATTATATAATACAAGTTTTAAAAGTTGATAATAAGAAAATAGAAAAAGTAAAACTTATTATCAAAAGATAG
- the def gene encoding peptide deformylase: MNIYVYEAPILRKKSEEVVEFNDELRNTLDEMVKTMRLANGIGLAANQVGIGKRFFVLEIDDEITKVVNPEILSFGEEMVEFQEGCLSIPGIFKNVLRPESIVVRYQDENGNFVERELNGLKSRAFQHELDHIDGILFIDKISPMSRNLIRKKLEVMKKNSKPREF, from the coding sequence TTGAATATTTATGTTTACGAAGCTCCAATTTTAAGAAAGAAATCAGAAGAAGTTGTTGAATTTAATGATGAATTAAGAAACACATTAGATGAAATGGTTAAAACTATGAGGCTTGCAAATGGTATAGGGCTTGCGGCTAATCAGGTTGGTATAGGTAAAAGATTTTTTGTTTTAGAAATTGATGATGAAATAACTAAGGTAGTAAATCCAGAGATATTAAGTTTTGGAGAGGAAATGGTAGAATTTCAAGAGGGATGTTTAAGTATACCTGGTATATTTAAAAATGTATTAAGACCAGAAAGCATAGTAGTAAGATATCAAGATGAAAATGGTAATTTTGTAGAAAGAGAATTAAATGGTCTTAAATCTCGTGCTTTTCAGCATGAATTAGATCATATAGATGGGATATTATTCATAGATAAAATAAGCCCTATGAGTAGAAATCTTATCAGAAAAAAATTAGAAGTTATGAAAAAGAATAGTAAACCAAGAGAATTTTAG
- a CDS encoding redox-sensing transcriptional repressor Rex, translating into MTKKYSAREISGRIISRLTLYLSILKDLERIKPEVNSVELSKKMNTTAVQVRKDLSTFGEFGVRGKGYNISALIKEIESILGIDKENEVILLGYGNVGTMIARNTDVLGKGFKVTAIFDIDPNKIGQEIPNLDIKVSDANECINYIKENKVHTVILAINSEFAQTVADELIEAGIQAILNMTDYKLELNTNTAVVNADISAKLKELNFWRINPELRGGINFD; encoded by the coding sequence ATGACTAAAAAATATAGTGCAAGGGAAATATCGGGAAGGATAATTTCCAGACTAACTCTATATTTAAGTATTCTAAAAGATTTAGAGAGAATAAAACCAGAGGTTAATTCTGTAGAATTATCTAAAAAGATGAATACTACAGCTGTACAAGTACGTAAAGATTTATCTACATTTGGAGAATTTGGTGTAAGGGGGAAAGGATATAATATTAGTGCCTTAATTAAAGAGATAGAATCTATATTAGGAATAGATAAAGAAAATGAAGTAATTCTTTTAGGATATGGTAATGTAGGTACTATGATAGCACGCAACACTGATGTTTTAGGTAAAGGATTTAAGGTTACAGCAATATTTGATATAGATCCTAATAAAATTGGGCAAGAAATACCAAATTTAGATATTAAAGTATCAGATGCTAATGAATGTATAAACTATATTAAAGAAAATAAGGTACATACTGTAATACTTGCTATAAATAGTGAATTTGCTCAAACTGTGGCAGATGAATTAATAGAGGCAGGAATACAAGCAATACTTAATATGACAGATTACAAGTTAGAATTAAATACTAATACAGCAGTTGTAAATGCTGATATCTCAGCTAAATTAAAAGAATTAAACTTTTGGAGAATAAATCCTGAATTAAGAGGAGGAATTAATTTTGATTAA